In Hyphomicrobiales bacterium, a single window of DNA contains:
- a CDS encoding Ldh family oxidoreductase: MQTRLSVAQARRLISGALTGAGTSAGNARYFTEAILDTELSGLEGHGFYWLQYYCEHLISGKVDGKAKPALKMVTPTAIRVDARRGFAHPAIEAGFRKLVPAARKYGIAGLAVHGSYNAATLGYHTGVLAREGLLAFGFTNATPAIAPVGGKKPVIGTNPLSMAVPGRKGKVAFLVDQSSSHVPWTAVKLASEEKRKIPLGWALDADGNPTTDPDAGLAGSMAPAGGHKGFGQGLIVEIMCAAMTGSCLGPQMGSFTENDGRPIGCGQFFMALDPRKFSGGLFDAQVKALVKSITAQDGARMPNSRREGNIKRLKKEGLPIDRALLEKLRGFCA, from the coding sequence ATGCAGACGCGGCTTTCGGTGGCGCAGGCACGCCGGCTCATCTCCGGCGCCTTGACGGGTGCGGGAACATCGGCTGGCAACGCGCGCTACTTCACGGAAGCGATCCTCGACACGGAGCTTTCCGGCCTGGAGGGCCACGGCTTCTACTGGCTCCAATATTATTGCGAACACCTGATCTCCGGAAAGGTGGACGGCAAAGCGAAGCCTGCCCTGAAGATGGTGACGCCCACGGCCATCCGCGTGGATGCGCGCCGGGGCTTTGCCCATCCCGCCATCGAAGCGGGATTCCGCAAGCTCGTTCCGGCGGCGCGGAAATACGGCATCGCAGGTCTCGCCGTGCATGGCTCATACAATGCCGCCACCCTGGGCTATCACACGGGTGTGCTGGCGCGCGAGGGCCTGCTGGCCTTCGGTTTCACCAACGCGACGCCGGCCATTGCGCCGGTGGGCGGCAAGAAGCCGGTGATCGGCACCAATCCGCTGTCCATGGCGGTGCCCGGGCGCAAGGGCAAGGTGGCCTTCCTGGTGGACCAGTCGTCGTCGCATGTACCGTGGACGGCGGTGAAACTCGCGAGTGAAGAGAAGCGCAAGATCCCCCTGGGCTGGGCGCTGGACGCGGACGGCAACCCCACCACCGATCCCGACGCGGGCCTTGCAGGGTCCATGGCGCCCGCAGGTGGGCACAAGGGGTTCGGACAGGGATTGATCGTGGAGATCATGTGCGCGGCCATGACAGGTTCGTGCCTTGGCCCGCAGATGGGTTCGTTCACCGAGAATGACGGCAGGCCGATCGGCTGCGGACAGTTCTTCATGGCGCTGGACCCGCGCAAGTTCTCCGGCGGACTGTTTGATGCGCAGGTGAAGGCGCTGGTCAAATCCATCACGGCACAGGATGGCGCGCGCATGCCGAACAGCCGCCGCGAGGGAAACATCAAGCGGCTGAAGAAAGAGGGCCTGCCGATCGATCGCGCACTTCTGGAAAAGCTCAGGGGCTTCTGCGCATGA
- a CDS encoding TrpB-like pyridoxal phosphate-dependent enzyme has translation MGEERIPKAWYNIMADLPVPLPPPLHPGTLQPVGPDDLAPLFPMALIMQEVAQDRYIDIPKPVTDIYRMWRPTPLYRATALEKALGTTAKIFYKYEGVSPAGSHKPNTAVPQAFYNKEAGIKKLVTETGAGQWGSSLAMAGSMFGIDVKVFQVGVSFRQKPYRKAIMELYGAQCVSSPSMETNAGRSILAKDPNSNGSLGIAISEAVEVAATNADTKYALGSVLNHVLMHQTVIGIEAIEQMAMAGAYPDVIVGCTGGGSNFAGLTFPFIGAQLRGGKKVKVIAAEPAACPSLTRGKYAYDFGDTSHMTPLVKMHTLGSEFMPPGFHAGGLRYHGMAPLVSHLKELGLIEAEAYGQVACFDAGVLFAKTEGIVPAPEANHAVKGAIEAALRAKRDGTSPTILFGLCGHGHFDMQAYMDYSSGKLEDKSYDEQALQDSLAHLPKIAAE, from the coding sequence ATGGGCGAGGAGCGCATTCCGAAGGCCTGGTACAACATCATGGCCGACCTGCCCGTGCCGCTGCCACCGCCGCTGCACCCCGGCACGCTGCAGCCCGTGGGGCCGGACGACCTCGCCCCTCTCTTCCCCATGGCACTGATCATGCAGGAAGTGGCGCAGGACCGCTACATCGACATCCCGAAGCCCGTCACGGACATTTACCGCATGTGGCGTCCGACACCGCTCTACCGCGCCACCGCGCTGGAAAAGGCCCTCGGCACCACGGCGAAGATCTTCTACAAATATGAAGGCGTCTCGCCCGCAGGTTCGCACAAGCCCAACACCGCCGTGCCGCAGGCCTTCTACAACAAGGAAGCAGGCATCAAGAAATTGGTGACGGAAACGGGCGCAGGCCAATGGGGCTCATCGCTCGCCATGGCAGGCTCCATGTTCGGCATCGACGTCAAGGTCTTCCAGGTCGGCGTCTCGTTCCGCCAGAAACCCTACCGCAAGGCCATCATGGAATTGTACGGCGCGCAGTGCGTGTCCTCGCCCTCCATGGAAACCAACGCCGGCCGCAGCATTCTCGCCAAGGACCCGAACTCCAACGGCTCGCTTGGCATCGCCATCTCGGAAGCTGTGGAAGTGGCGGCAACCAACGCCGACACCAAGTATGCGCTGGGCTCCGTGCTCAACCACGTGCTGATGCACCAGACGGTGATCGGCATCGAAGCCATCGAGCAGATGGCCATGGCCGGTGCCTATCCGGACGTGATCGTGGGCTGCACCGGCGGCGGATCGAACTTCGCCGGCCTCACCTTCCCCTTCATCGGCGCGCAACTGCGCGGCGGAAAAAAGGTGAAGGTGATCGCAGCCGAGCCCGCCGCCTGCCCGTCGCTCACCCGCGGCAAGTACGCCTATGACTTCGGCGACACCTCGCACATGACGCCTCTCGTCAAGATGCACACGCTCGGCTCCGAGTTCATGCCGCCCGGCTTCCACGCCGGTGGCTTGCGCTATCACGGCATGGCCCCGCTTGTTTCGCACTTGAAGGAGCTGGGCCTGATCGAGGCGGAAGCCTATGGACAGGTGGCCTGTTTCGACGCCGGCGTGCTCTTCGCCAAGACGGAAGGCATCGTGCCCGCGCCGGAAGCAAACCACGCGGTCAAGGGCGCCATCGAAGCCGCCCTCAGGGCCAAGCGCGACGGCACCAGCCCCACGATCCTCTTCGGACTCTGCGGCCACGGTCACTTCGACATGCAGGCCTACATGGACTACTCATCGGGCAAGCTCGAAGACAAATCCTACGACGAACAAGCCCTGCAGGACTCGCTGGCCCACCTGCCGAAGATCGCGGCGGAGTGA
- the hflC gene encoding protease modulator HflC, protein MTSIRNILGAVIAAILLVAYLSYFVVDERQKMIVQRLGEISRIVEAPGLYFKLPIIETVTPIEDRIIVWEKNDSSVQDKASQVYIVDAITFARIQDARLFRETLGADLEQAETRVGALLDAALRQTYGLRSFDEVLSSDRQTMMTEIKKKVEQEAASLGIDIVDVRIRRTDLDGAVLQATYERMRSERNAIAQQARSTGDAFKTKMNAETDRLFIEKTADARRRAEVIRGEGDAERNRIYAEAFQQDPEFFAFYRSLQAYGKALANKDTTLVLNPDSEFFRYFGSDGKDREQVPASKD, encoded by the coding sequence ATGACATCCATTCGCAACATACTCGGCGCCGTCATCGCGGCAATCCTGCTTGTCGCCTACCTCAGCTATTTCGTTGTCGATGAACGCCAGAAGATGATCGTCCAGCGCCTGGGCGAGATCAGCCGCATCGTCGAAGCACCTGGGCTCTATTTCAAGCTGCCCATCATCGAGACCGTGACGCCTATCGAAGACCGCATCATCGTTTGGGAAAAGAACGACAGCTCGGTGCAGGACAAGGCGAGCCAGGTCTATATCGTCGATGCCATCACCTTTGCCCGCATCCAGGACGCGCGTCTCTTCCGCGAAACGCTGGGTGCCGACCTTGAGCAGGCCGAAACCCGCGTGGGTGCCTTGCTCGACGCGGCGCTGCGGCAGACCTACGGTTTGCGCTCCTTCGACGAAGTCTTGTCGTCCGACCGCCAGACCATGATGACGGAAATCAAGAAGAAGGTGGAACAGGAAGCGGCGAGCCTCGGCATCGACATCGTCGACGTCCGCATCCGCCGGACCGACCTTGATGGCGCGGTGCTGCAAGCCACCTACGAGCGCATGCGTTCCGAGCGTAATGCCATCGCCCAGCAGGCGCGGTCCACCGGTGATGCCTTCAAGACCAAGATGAATGCCGAGACCGACCGCCTGTTCATCGAAAAGACGGCGGATGCCCGCCGCCGCGCGGAAGTGATCCGCGGCGAAGGTGATGCCGAGCGCAACCGCATCTATGCGGAAGCCTTCCAGCAGGACCCGGAATTCTTCGCCTTCTACCGGTCGCTGCAGGCCTATGGCAAAGCGCTGGCCAACAAGGACACGACGCTGGTGCTGAACCCGGATTCGGAATTCTTCCGCTACTTTGGCTCAGATGGAAAAGACCGCGAACAGGTACCGGCGTCCAAGGATTAA
- the serB gene encoding phosphoserine phosphatase SerB — protein sequence MDSVLVLMAAPGSGAITSAVVESLRDHGGGEPHWLSPGDALEVDAFERVPEFLVGLRKQAIDAATVSIHNRRKRLLVADMDSTMIHQECIDELGVMAGVGERIAAITAKAMRGELDFEGALTERVGLLKGLPAGIIDTLIRDRITFMPGGTTLLATMKANGAYTALISGGFTAFTAHVAKTLGFDEHRANTLLMENGKLTGTVARPILGQQAKVDGLKELARKHGLESSDCIAVGDGANDLAMLAEAGLGVALHAKPHVQESSLIRINHADLTALLYLQGYRRTQFVAGAA from the coding sequence ATGGATTCCGTCCTCGTTCTTATGGCAGCACCGGGGTCGGGCGCAATCACGTCAGCGGTGGTGGAGTCGCTCCGCGATCATGGCGGCGGCGAGCCTCACTGGCTTTCGCCCGGTGACGCGCTGGAGGTGGATGCCTTCGAACGGGTGCCTGAATTCCTCGTCGGCCTCCGCAAACAGGCCATCGATGCCGCCACTGTCTCGATCCACAACCGCCGCAAGCGCCTTCTCGTGGCCGACATGGATTCGACCATGATCCACCAGGAATGCATCGACGAACTGGGCGTGATGGCAGGCGTGGGCGAACGCATCGCCGCGATCACCGCCAAGGCCATGCGCGGCGAACTGGATTTCGAGGGCGCGCTCACGGAACGCGTCGGGTTGCTCAAGGGCTTGCCCGCGGGAATCATCGACACCCTCATCCGCGACCGCATCACCTTCATGCCGGGCGGCACGACGCTGCTGGCCACGATGAAGGCCAACGGCGCCTACACCGCCCTCATCTCCGGCGGTTTCACCGCATTCACCGCCCATGTGGCAAAGACGCTGGGTTTCGACGAGCACCGTGCCAACACGCTGCTGATGGAAAACGGCAAGCTCACCGGCACCGTTGCCCGCCCCATCCTCGGCCAGCAGGCGAAGGTGGATGGCCTCAAGGAACTGGCCCGCAAGCACGGACTCGAGTCGTCCGACTGCATCGCCGTGGGTGACGGCGCCAACGACCTCGCCATGCTGGCGGAAGCGGGCTTGGGCGTGGCATTGCATGCGAAGCCCCATGTTCAGGAATCGAGCCTCATCCGCATCAACCACGCCGACCTGACGGCGCTTCTCTACCTGCAAGGCTACAGGCGCACGCAGTTCGTGGCGGGAGCCGCCTGA
- a CDS encoding bifunctional diguanylate cyclase/phosphodiesterase: protein MAEEMVPGGETSLAEVDDIKRSGGLPLMSALLLALAVFLLVVYGAPRFHLRDFFIFPGNAFSFIDTDVFPIAVLLSLIAGSFRIAVSVASRHAALMKEAELNVSARRDRLTGLHSHSWTEHLLSQLDPAELRFCAIINAKRFSEINNCFGYAVGDDILKEIAGRLRSTLPSSLSLARVNSDVFVAVSHVLRNEAEGRSIIEAIRIRLAQPFHDEHDIQIAFSIGATFIGDATLTDREIMRRADIALHSAEDEPETSVVVYEDSMAKTIRRRRLVEINLRKAINNENVVPFLQPIVDGSSGTVIGFEVLARWSDPDLGEVMPLEFIEVAEQSGLIGKLGEQLMTVACRRAALWPGKLKLSVNLAASDLNDPLAALRILAILGSTGFPSTRLQIEVTESAQLRRSATSDACIEALRKSGVTVVIDDFGTGYCSFERLAGHQFDGLKIDKSFVQGMEDHADMAAIVMASLQIGKQLGLAVTAEGVETESQWNTLKRMGCDLAQGYYFGKPMPLGDAHRLAIMLTSDKAVSLTGIDQLLESRPIFA, encoded by the coding sequence ATGGCAGAGGAAATGGTGCCCGGAGGCGAGACGTCATTGGCAGAGGTCGACGACATCAAGAGATCCGGCGGGCTGCCGCTGATGAGCGCGTTGCTGCTTGCGCTCGCCGTGTTCCTTCTCGTCGTCTACGGCGCACCGCGGTTTCACCTGCGGGATTTTTTCATCTTTCCGGGAAATGCCTTCAGCTTCATCGATACTGATGTGTTCCCCATTGCCGTGTTGCTGTCGCTGATTGCCGGAAGTTTTCGTATCGCCGTCTCGGTCGCCAGCCGCCATGCCGCGCTCATGAAGGAGGCCGAACTCAATGTCTCCGCCCGCCGCGACCGCCTCACCGGCCTGCACAGCCATTCCTGGACGGAACACCTCCTGTCGCAGCTTGACCCTGCGGAACTACGCTTCTGCGCCATCATCAACGCCAAGCGCTTCAGCGAGATCAACAACTGCTTCGGCTATGCGGTCGGCGACGACATTCTCAAGGAAATCGCGGGACGACTGCGCAGCACGTTGCCGTCGTCACTGTCGCTTGCGCGCGTGAATTCGGATGTGTTCGTGGCCGTGTCGCATGTCCTGCGCAACGAAGCCGAGGGGCGCTCCATCATCGAGGCGATCCGCATCCGCCTGGCACAGCCGTTCCATGACGAGCACGACATCCAGATCGCCTTCTCCATCGGCGCCACCTTCATCGGCGATGCCACGCTCACCGACCGCGAGATCATGCGCCGTGCCGACATCGCCCTGCACAGCGCGGAAGACGAGCCGGAAACCTCCGTCGTCGTCTACGAAGACAGCATGGCGAAAACCATCCGCCGCCGCCGCCTCGTCGAGATCAACCTGCGCAAGGCCATCAACAATGAGAACGTGGTGCCCTTTCTGCAACCCATCGTGGATGGCAGCAGCGGCACGGTGATCGGTTTTGAGGTGCTCGCACGCTGGAGCGATCCGGACCTCGGCGAAGTCATGCCATTGGAGTTCATCGAAGTGGCCGAACAGAGCGGCCTCATCGGCAAGCTCGGGGAACAGTTGATGACGGTTGCCTGCCGCCGCGCCGCGCTGTGGCCGGGCAAGCTCAAGCTCTCGGTCAATCTCGCGGCGAGCGATCTCAACGATCCGCTGGCAGCACTCCGCATCCTCGCCATTCTCGGTTCAACAGGTTTTCCGTCCACGCGCCTCCAGATCGAGGTGACGGAAAGCGCCCAGCTGCGCCGCAGCGCCACCTCCGATGCCTGCATCGAAGCGTTGCGCAAGTCTGGCGTCACCGTGGTCATCGATGATTTCGGCACGGGCTATTGCAGCTTCGAGCGCCTCGCCGGACACCAGTTCGACGGTTTGAAGATCGACAAGAGTTTCGTGCAGGGCATGGAAGACCATGCCGACATGGCGGCCATCGTGATGGCCTCGCTGCAGATCGGCAAGCAGCTTGGCCTTGCCGTCACGGCCGAAGGCGTCGAGACGGAGTCGCAGTGGAACACCCTGAAGCGCATGGGTTGCGACCTGGCGCAGGGCTACTATTTCGGCAAGCCCATGCCGCTGGGCGACGCCCACCGCCTGGCCATCATGCTGACGTCGGACAAGGCCGTGTCGCTGACGGGCATTGACCAGTTGCTTGAAAGCAGGCCCATCTTCGCTTGA
- the hflK gene encoding FtsH protease activity modulator HflK, with amino-acid sequence MPWNRDEGGGGGGGQGPWGQPPGGGNRDNNPRNRNNWGGGNRGGGPGNLPPELEDIIQRSKDQFKNAMPGGGRFSWLLPIALFGAFVLYNSVYQVQPDERGVVLRLGKYSRTVDPGLQFALWPVEKIEKPRVGTVRQINIGSEQSEGQMLTGDKNIISVPFTVQWFIANPKDFLFNVANQEATIRALAQSAMREVVAQNSAQAVLTTKKSEIATQVRTITQTLLDEYKAGVTITALNLGQTQPPPEVADAFADVVRAEQNRKQLENEAQQYRNQKNQQADGEVGKLVEDATGDKAAAIAVAKGETARFLAVYEQYKLAKDVTRRRLFLETMEQVLSQSNKVVIEQGQNGSGVVPYLPLPAIQPKPAN; translated from the coding sequence ATGCCGTGGAACAGGGATGAAGGTGGTGGCGGCGGCGGTGGGCAGGGTCCATGGGGCCAACCACCCGGCGGTGGCAACCGCGACAACAATCCGCGCAACCGCAACAACTGGGGCGGCGGCAACAGGGGCGGTGGACCTGGCAACCTTCCTCCTGAACTGGAAGACATCATCCAGCGCAGCAAGGATCAGTTCAAGAACGCCATGCCGGGTGGCGGGCGTTTTTCATGGCTGCTGCCCATCGCGCTCTTCGGCGCCTTCGTGCTCTACAATTCCGTCTACCAGGTGCAGCCGGATGAGCGCGGCGTTGTGTTGCGCCTTGGCAAGTATTCGCGCACCGTCGATCCGGGCCTGCAATTCGCGCTGTGGCCCGTCGAGAAGATCGAGAAGCCGCGCGTCGGCACCGTGCGCCAGATCAACATCGGCAGCGAGCAGAGCGAAGGCCAGATGCTGACGGGCGACAAGAACATCATCAGCGTGCCGTTCACCGTGCAGTGGTTCATCGCCAACCCGAAGGACTTCCTCTTCAACGTGGCGAACCAGGAAGCGACCATCCGCGCGCTGGCCCAGAGCGCCATGCGTGAAGTGGTGGCGCAGAATTCCGCTCAGGCCGTTCTTACCACCAAGAAGAGCGAGATCGCCACGCAGGTGCGCACCATCACGCAGACACTTCTCGATGAATACAAGGCGGGCGTCACCATCACCGCCCTCAACCTCGGCCAGACGCAGCCGCCGCCGGAAGTGGCCGATGCCTTTGCCGACGTCGTGCGCGCAGAGCAGAACCGCAAGCAGCTTGAGAACGAAGCGCAGCAATACCGCAACCAGAAGAACCAGCAGGCTGATGGTGAAGTGGGCAAGCTGGTGGAAGACGCAACCGGCGACAAGGCCGCGGCTATTGCCGTGGCCAAGGGCGAAACCGCGCGCTTCCTCGCCGTCTATGAGCAATACAAGCTGGCAAAGGACGTGACGCGGCGGCGTCTCTTCCTCGAAACCATGGAGCAGGTCTTGTCGCAATCCAACAAGGTGGTGATCGAGCAGGGGCAGAATGGCTCCGGCGTTGTGCCTTACCTTCCGCTGCCGGCGATCCAGCCGAAGCCGGCGAATTGA
- a CDS encoding DegQ family serine endoprotease, with protein sequence MTARQYGNSSRGFWEKTMIRHGSAARLFSAVAIPALVAFGLGLPAVTAPASAQSLTTLPNVADLADKLLPAVVEISVESKVAGGPQVDVPQLPDDSPFKDFFDDFFKKRQGEGGGERTVNSMGSGFIIDSSGVVVTNNHVVEGAESIEIRMQDGTTMKAELKGRDPKTDLAVLLVKPEKPLPTVSFGDSDGLRIGEWVMAIGNPFGLGGSVSLGIVSARNRDINAGPYDDFIQTDAAINKGNSGGPLFNMTGQVVGINTAIFSPTGGSVGIGFSVPANTAKGVVDQLWKYGETRRGWLGVKVQSVTDDIAESMGLGKPHGALVADVTEGSPGKAAGIEAGDVIIAFNGKPINEMKELPRAVAETEIGKEVTLKALRKGKEIELKVAIGRLEDGEKQIAQEDAGKTPDAAPKTATLLGMTVSGMTDELRTKYAIDEKVSGVVVTEVAADGLAADKGVAAGDVVMEAGGKPVTAAADVSDAMASAQKAGKTAVLLLISKGGKAGETRFVALKVK encoded by the coding sequence ATGACGGCGCGCCAATACGGAAATTCGAGTCGGGGCTTTTGGGAGAAGACAATGATACGGCATGGTTCAGCGGCCCGCCTTTTTTCGGCAGTGGCAATTCCAGCTCTCGTGGCGTTCGGCTTGGGGCTTCCTGCCGTCACCGCACCTGCATCGGCGCAGTCGCTCACAACACTCCCAAATGTTGCCGACCTTGCGGACAAGCTGCTGCCGGCCGTTGTCGAGATTTCAGTGGAGAGCAAGGTGGCTGGCGGTCCGCAGGTGGATGTGCCGCAGCTTCCCGATGACTCGCCCTTCAAGGATTTCTTCGACGACTTCTTCAAGAAGCGCCAGGGTGAGGGCGGTGGCGAGCGCACGGTGAATTCCATGGGCTCGGGTTTCATCATCGACTCCTCGGGTGTGGTCGTGACCAACAACCATGTTGTGGAAGGTGCCGAGAGCATCGAAATCCGCATGCAGGACGGCACGACGATGAAGGCCGAACTGAAGGGGCGTGATCCCAAGACCGATCTCGCCGTGCTTCTGGTGAAGCCGGAAAAGCCGCTGCCCACCGTGAGCTTCGGTGACAGCGATGGCCTTCGCATCGGCGAGTGGGTGATGGCGATCGGCAACCCGTTCGGCCTCGGTGGTTCGGTGTCGCTTGGCATCGTCTCCGCCCGCAACCGCGACATCAATGCCGGGCCCTATGATGATTTCATCCAGACGGACGCCGCCATCAACAAGGGCAACTCCGGTGGCCCGCTCTTCAACATGACGGGGCAGGTCGTCGGCATCAACACCGCCATCTTCTCGCCGACGGGTGGTTCCGTGGGCATCGGCTTCTCCGTCCCGGCCAACACGGCCAAGGGCGTCGTTGACCAGTTGTGGAAGTATGGCGAGACGCGGCGCGGCTGGCTGGGCGTGAAGGTGCAATCAGTGACGGACGACATCGCGGAGAGCATGGGTCTCGGCAAGCCGCATGGCGCGCTGGTGGCTGATGTGACGGAAGGTTCGCCCGGCAAGGCGGCTGGCATCGAGGCGGGTGACGTCATCATCGCCTTCAATGGCAAGCCGATCAATGAAATGAAGGAACTGCCGCGCGCCGTGGCCGAAACCGAGATCGGCAAGGAAGTGACGCTGAAGGCCCTGCGCAAGGGCAAGGAAATCGAACTCAAGGTGGCCATCGGCCGGCTTGAGGATGGCGAGAAGCAGATTGCCCAGGAGGATGCGGGCAAGACGCCGGACGCCGCACCGAAAACCGCAACGTTGCTGGGCATGACGGTCAGCGGCATGACGGATGAACTGCGCACGAAGTACGCGATCGATGAAAAGGTGAGCGGCGTTGTCGTCACCGAAGTCGCCGCGGATGGTCTTGCTGCCGACAAGGGAGTTGCGGCGGGCGATGTGGTCATGGAAGCCGGCGGCAAGCCAGTGACGGCCGCGGCGGATGTCTCGGACGCCATGGCCTCGGCCCAGAAGGCCGGCAAGACGGCGGTTCTGTTGCTGATTTCCAAGGGCGGCAAGGCGGGCGAAACTCGCTTCGTGGCCCTCAAGGTCAAGTAG
- a CDS encoding DUF2065 domain-containing protein: MAIGLVLVIEGLLYAFVPGHLRNMASKLRHLTDEQIRVIGMAALAAGVLLVWVARVLLAG; encoded by the coding sequence ATGGCGATCGGCCTTGTGCTGGTGATCGAGGGCCTTCTTTATGCCTTTGTTCCGGGGCATTTGCGCAACATGGCCAGCAAGTTGCGGCACCTCACGGACGAGCAGATCCGCGTGATCGGGATGGCGGCGCTTGCCGCTGGCGTGTTGCTGGTCTGGGTGGCGCGTGTCCTCTTGGCGGGATGA
- a CDS encoding FAD-dependent oxidoreductase, whose product MTPKHTAIFQPLQLRHKTLRNRIVFGAHTANMSHNGLPGERHRGYYEERARGGAAMIVVEPVPVHGAAVLTRGNFLHSTDEIIPHFRKVTDAVHAHGAVICHQLYHVGQHGDGDNSYHAAWSPSGLPSFHDSDGSHAMSEAEIEETIESYVQAARRAKESGFDGIELFAAYNALPDQFWLPFNNRRDDKWGGSFENRMRFSRTLLERVRKMAGEDFIIGMAVNMDPTSEVSQTIEQLQEVVAWHDERHLMDYVTCGTGSYFDHTGIIPTVFFADKLGAPHAEALKQVVKHARVQCEAHVRTPDNAEEVVRSGQADMVSIVRGQIADPHWVTKAREGRPEDVRPCLSCNQMCWGRRYRDYWISCLINPSAGREFEWGGDRFVAAAQPKTVLVVGGGVAGMEAARVAAERGHKVMLAEASDRLGGQFRLAGQQPRRQQILDYIDWLERQLTKLQVQVKLNAPMDGDEVKAFGADEVIVATGSQPDMKGFQRGLPQFDALPGVERGNVWSAEDVMAKRASVGKHVILLDETANWKGTGTALALAEQGHAVTIVTGAATVMAEMARTSADIQARARLRQLGATLLTEHVMLEWHGNSAAVKASGGQAYKIDADTLVIAATNVSERWVADDAGAATIGDASAARTAAMAIYDGRKWAMGV is encoded by the coding sequence ATGACACCGAAACACACCGCGATTTTCCAGCCCCTGCAATTGCGCCACAAGACGCTGCGCAACCGGATCGTCTTCGGGGCGCACACGGCGAACATGTCGCACAACGGCTTGCCGGGGGAACGCCACCGTGGCTACTACGAGGAACGGGCGCGGGGCGGCGCGGCGATGATCGTGGTGGAGCCTGTGCCGGTGCATGGCGCGGCGGTGCTCACGCGCGGCAATTTCCTGCATTCGACTGACGAGATCATTCCGCATTTCCGCAAGGTGACGGATGCCGTGCATGCCCACGGCGCGGTGATCTGCCACCAGCTCTATCACGTCGGCCAGCATGGTGATGGCGACAACTCCTACCACGCGGCGTGGTCGCCTTCGGGACTGCCCAGCTTCCACGATTCCGACGGCAGCCATGCCATGAGCGAGGCAGAGATCGAGGAGACGATCGAGAGCTACGTGCAGGCCGCACGGCGCGCCAAGGAGTCCGGTTTCGACGGCATCGAGCTTTTTGCCGCCTACAACGCATTGCCGGACCAGTTCTGGCTGCCCTTCAACAACCGCCGCGACGACAAATGGGGCGGCTCATTCGAAAACCGCATGCGCTTCTCCCGCACGCTTCTCGAGCGTGTGCGCAAGATGGCGGGTGAGGATTTCATCATCGGCATGGCCGTGAACATGGACCCCACATCGGAGGTGTCGCAAACCATCGAACAGTTGCAGGAGGTCGTGGCGTGGCACGACGAACGGCATCTGATGGATTACGTGACTTGCGGCACGGGCAGCTATTTCGATCACACCGGCATCATTCCCACCGTCTTCTTCGCCGACAAGCTGGGCGCACCGCACGCGGAGGCGTTGAAGCAGGTGGTGAAGCATGCGCGCGTGCAATGCGAGGCCCATGTGCGCACGCCCGACAATGCCGAAGAGGTGGTGCGATCCGGCCAGGCCGACATGGTGTCGATCGTGCGCGGGCAGATCGCTGATCCGCATTGGGTGACGAAGGCGCGTGAAGGGCGGCCCGAAGATGTGCGGCCCTGCCTCTCCTGCAACCAGATGTGCTGGGGCAGGCGTTACCGCGATTACTGGATCTCGTGTCTCATCAATCCGTCCGCCGGGCGCGAGTTTGAGTGGGGCGGAGACCGCTTCGTCGCAGCGGCTCAGCCCAAGACCGTTCTGGTCGTGGGCGGCGGTGTGGCGGGCATGGAAGCGGCGCGCGTTGCCGCCGAACGCGGTCACAAGGTCATGTTGGCGGAGGCGAGCGACCGGCTCGGCGGACAGTTCCGCCTCGCAGGCCAACAGCCGCGCCGCCAGCAGATTCTCGACTACATCGATTGGCTGGAGCGCCAGCTCACGAAACTGCAGGTGCAGGTGAAACTCAACGCGCCCATGGATGGCGACGAGGTGAAGGCTTTCGGTGCGGACGAGGTGATCGTCGCCACCGGCTCGCAGCCGGACATGAAGGGATTCCAGCGTGGCCTCCCACAGTTCGATGCGCTGCCGGGCGTGGAACGTGGCAATGTGTGGAGTGCTGAAGACGTGATGGCCAAGCGCGCCAGCGTGGGCAAGCACGTGATCCTGCTCGACGAGACGGCGAACTGGAAAGGCACGGGCACGGCGCTCGCTCTGGCGGAGCAGGGACATGCCGTCACCATCGTCACCGGTGCCGCCACCGTCATGGCCGAAATGGCCCGCACCTCGGCTGACATCCAGGCCCGTGCCCGGTTGCGGCAACTGGGCGCCACACTCCTCACCGAGCATGTCATGCTGGAATGGCACGGCAACAGCGCCGCGGTGAAGGCCAGCGGCGGGCAGGCCTACAAGATCGATGCCGACACCCTGGTCATCGCTGCAACCAACGTGTCCGAACGCTGGGTTGCCGATGATGCGGGCGCCGCCACCATCGGAGACGCGTCCGCCGCCCGCACCGCGGCCATGGCGATCTACGACGGGCGGAAATGGGCGATGGGGGTGTGA